One window from the genome of Epinephelus moara isolate mb chromosome 21, YSFRI_EMoa_1.0, whole genome shotgun sequence encodes:
- the dis3l2 gene encoding DIS3-like exonuclease 2 yields MDSPRQSKNLSREPKRSQNQSSTPPQKDAYARLLSQHSSSKFSQYLEQYARDTAFQREANGPNMLLKAQSDRQNIPQRKRDQVPYDFSDSSDFSPSSMKSREESSLSLYMEKISTRGAQQDCERKQGVSDRQRWGQRRDTATSQDGDVESGEELSSFKPNDSKKHQKQQKKNKDSNRDVASKETNSLVGRPQSPKKAGTSGQEQEKMKKAKKKNLPKYPEEERSREGALKSGVDTQMSRPKSPHGKDKTLQQPRAPSANSPADKSKIKGGRGSKKQVFESYMTFEEVSQGLKRGELIQGPLRINPKKYHEAFVPSPDDTRDIFLDGIVARNRALNADIVVVQILPREQWKVVRSDTDCEGASESETQKENMARTAQKKMERTPRPDVIVEDQCSDQDELVRKVQNVSLADTESLEDPSTPRPSEEILQKTAKVVYIVEKKHSRAVTGFLKFLPDKPFAMFSPVDHRVPRINVLLADCPEDFRSRPGDYANTLFICRITNWAADSNFAEGKLAKTLGQAGEIEPETEGILIEYDVDFSEFSDEVLDCLPKNLPWTIPPEEMKKRKDLRQECIFTIDPATARDLDDALSCKQLPDGNFEVGVHIADVSYFVEEDNALDAVASQRATSVYMVQKVIPMLPRLLCEELCSLNPLIDRLTFSVIWKITPEGKILSEWFGRSVIRSCVKLSYDHAQSMIEAPEKMFSAEELPPTDPEHPIDEIHQAVLNLHSIAKNLRAQRFSGGALRLDQLKLSFTLDKDTMMPQGCYVYQYRDSNKLVEEFMLLANIATANHIYRKFPDLALLRRHPPPKAKLVDELQELCDQLGIDIDLSSAGALHKSLNTTLGDDEYTTARKEVLTHMCSRPMQMAIYFCTGVLKDEHAFKHYALNVPLYTHFTSPIRRYADIIVHRLLASSLKCGPHLGLSTDEVEKQAKHCNEKKTVSKRVQELSSELFFGVFVKECGPLDSEAMVMGVLDQSFDVLVLRYGVQKRIYCKSVVGLDSFHHRKVGKKSELTLIWTAEDQEKAPVEQVISIFTLVEVQLKADGAPMKYSAVLKRPEESE; encoded by the exons ATGGATTCCCCTCGGCAATCGAAAAACCTGAGTCGAGAGCCAAAGCGCAGCCAGAATCAGTCGAGCACTCCTCCTCAGAAAGATGCCTATGCCAGGCTCCTCAGCCAGCACAGCAGCAGTAAGTTCAGTCAGTATCTAGAGCAATATGCAAGGGACACAGCATTTCAAAGGGAAGCAAATGGGCCAAACATGCTGCTGAAAGCCCAGAGTGACAGGCAGAACATACCACAGAGAAAAAGGGACCAGGTGCCCTATGATTTCTCAGATTCGAGCGACTTCTCCCCGTCTTCCATgaaaagcagagaggagagtTCACTGTCTTTATACATGGAGAAAATAAGCACCCGCGGTGCTCAGCAGGACTGTGAAAGGAAGCAGGGTGTGTCTGACAGACAGCGATGGGGACAGAGGAGGGACACAGCCACCAGCCAAGATGGAGACGTCGAATCTGGTGAGGAACTCAGCTCTTTCAAACCCAATGACTCAAAGAAACAccagaagcagcagaagaaaaacaaggacTCTAACAGAGATGTCGCCTCAAAAGAGACTAACTCACTTGTTGGACGCCCCCAGTCCCCGAAGAAAGCCGGCACAAGTGGACAGGAGCAAGAGAAGATGAAGAAGGCGAAGAAGAAAAACCTGCCAAAGTACCcagaagaggagagaagcagagaagGGGCATTAAAATCTGGGGTTGACACTCAGATGTCAAGGCCCAAATCCCCTCATGGTAAAgacaaaacactgcagcagccCAGAG CTCCAAGTGCCAATTCTCCTGCTGACAAGAGCAAGATCAAAggaggcagaggatcaaagaaACAAGTGTTTGAATCCTACATGACATTTGAAGAGGTTTCCCAGGGCCTTAAAAGAGGAGAACTCATTCAG GGGCCGTTGCGAATCAACCCAAAGAAATACCATGAAGCTTTCGTCCCATCTCCT GATGACACACGGGATATATTCCTGGATGGGATCGTAGCTCGTAACAGAGCACTGAATGCAGACATAGTGGTGGTGCAGATTCTTCCTCGGGAGCAGTGGAAG GTTGTGAGGTCAGATACTGACTGTGAGGGCGCCAGTGAGTCGGAGACTCAGAAAGAAAACATGGCACGAACAGCGCAGAAGAAGATGGAGCGCACGCCCAGGCCTGATGTTATTGTGGAGGACCAGTGCAGTGACCAGGATGAACTCGTCCGCAAAGTGCAGAATGTCTCCCTCGCTGACACAG AGTCTCTGGAAGACCCCTCGACCCCACGGCCCAGTGAGGAAATACTCCAGAAGACAGCTAAG GTGGTGTACATAGTCGAAAAGAAACACTCCAGAGCTGTGACAGGCTTCCTGAAATTCCTGCCAGATAAGCCTTTTGCCATGTTCTCCCCTGTGGACCACCGTGTGCCACGGATTAACGTCCTCCTCGCTGACTGTCCCGAAGACTTTCGTTCCCGCCCGGGCGACTACGCCAACACCTTGTTCATATGTCGCATCACCAACTGGGCAGCCGACAGCAACTTTGCAGAAGG TAAACTTGCGAAGACGCTGGGCCAGGCTGGAGAAATCGAGCCGGAGACAGAGGGAATCCTGATAGAGTACGACGTCGACTTCTCTGAGTTCTCAGACGAGGTGTTAGACTGCCTCCCCAAGAACCTGCCCTGGACCATTCCACCTgaggagatgaagaagaggaaggaccTGAG GCAGGAGTGTATCTTCACCATCGACCCTGCTACTGCCAGAGACCTGGACGATGCTCTGTCCTGTAAACAACTCCCTGATG GTAACTTTGAGGTGGGAGTCCACATTGCTGATGTGAGTTATTTTGTGGAAGAGGACAACGCTCTGGATGCCGTCGCCAGCCAAAGAGCAACTAGTGTGTACATGGTTCAAAAG GTGATCCCCATGTTGCCGAGGCTGCTGTGTGAGGAGCTCTGCAGTCTGAATCCTCTCATCGACAGACTGACTTTCTCTGTCATCTGGAAAATCACACCCGAGGGGAAG atcCTGAGCGAGTGGTTCGGCCGCTCAGTCATCCGTTCCTGCGTGAAGCTGAGTTACGACCACGCTCAGAGCATGATCGAGGCCCCTGAAAAGATGTTCTCCGCTGAGGAGCTGCCACCTACGGACCCCGAGCACCCCATCGATGAGATCCATCAGGCTGTGCTCAACCTGCACTCCATTGCCAAGAACCTCCGGGCTCAACGCTTCTCAGGAGGAGCCCTCAGACTGGACCAG cTGAAACTGTCTTTCACCCTGGACAAAGACACCATGATGCCTCAAGGCTGCTACGTCTACCAGTACAGAGACAGTAACAA GTTGGTGGAGGAGTTCATGTTACTGGCCAACATTGCCACAGCCAACCACATCTACCGCAAATTCCCCGACCTCGCCCTGCTGAGACGCCACCCTCCACCCAAGGCCAAACTGGTGGATGAGCTGCAGGAGCTTTGCGACCAGTTGGGAATTGACATAGATCTCTCCTCTGCAGGAGCGCTGCAC AAGAGTCTCAATACTACTCTGGGTGATGATGAGTACACCACTGCCAGAAAAGAAGTCCTCACCCACATGTGCTCCAGACCCATGCAG ATGGCGATATACTTCTGCACCGGTGTACTTAAGGATGAGCACGCATTTAAGCACTACGCCCTCAACGTTCCTCTCTACACTCACTTCACATCTCCCATCAGACGCTACGCCGACATCATTGTCCACCGGCTGCTGGCGTCTTCACTGA AGTGTGGGCCTCATTTGGGGCTGTCAACAGACGAAGTcgaaaaacaggcaaaacactGTAATGAGAAGAAGACGGTGTCCAAGAGAGTCCAGGAGCTGAGTTCTGAGCTCTTCTTTGGAGTCTTTGTAAAG GAATGTGGCCCTCTGGACTCTGAGGCCATGGTGATGGGGGTGCTGGATCAGTCCTTTGATGTGCTGGTTCTCCGCTACGGAGTGCAGAAACGCATCTACTGCAAG